The following DNA comes from Enterobacter sp. SA187.
GACTGTGAAACCTGTAAATGGCAGATTGAAATGTCCACCCGCCTGCGCTGTGAACACCCGGTGACGCTACTGGCGCGGGCGCTGGGATAACCTAACGTTGCCCGGCGGCGCTGCGCTTGCCGGGCCTGCGACATTGTCACCGTAGGCCTCGTAGGCCGGGTAAGGCGCAGCCGCCACCCGGCATTCTGCTACTTCGTCCCCGCCGTCACCAGAGTATCGACAACATTGATCCAGCCATGATCGCTGGCGACGTCTTTACCCAGCAACCAGCGACGCAGCATATTCAGCGCCATCATCGCGCAGACTTCCTGGCGAACCGCCAGACCGTGGCGGTTGACGCTGAACTGCACCCGCAGCGCATGTACGCCATCCGGCGTTGCCAGCGCAAAGTTCAGGTGCTCATCATCCATACCGCCGACAAATAACGCCAGCCCGGCCAGATGACGATCGCGCAGCGCCGCCGCCCAGCGCGCCGACTGCTCCAGATTATCCGCCTGCGACGGCAGCACTTCGCTGGCCAGCAACGGCGCTTCCGCACGGGAAAGTTGCAGCGCCACCAGCCCGCTGGTGAACTGCTCGCTCAGGGTCAGGCTCAGCTGTCGTTCCCGTAGCTGACGGGCGATCAGCGCCGGTAACCCTTCGGTGCCTTCAAAAATCAGGCTTTCGCCCGCCACGCGCTGCACTTCAGGCCACAGGGCTTCCATCTGCTCGCGCGCGTCTGCCGGACCGGTCAGCTTGAGTTCAATAATCGGCATGGAAGAGCGATAGCCCATCACCACGCCGTCCGGCAGTTGCAGATGTTCCAGGCTCTGGGCGAGATCGCTTTCGGAGCGACCAAAAGTGGTCAGACGCAGGCACAGCGGCGGCGAGGGCAGCGTAAAGCGCTCGCGCAGGCGCGGCAGAATTTCGCGCTCCACCATCACTTTGAATTCAGAGGGCACGCCAGGGGTGAAAAACATCAGGCAGCGGTTAAGCTGCATGGCAAAGCCGCAGGCGGTACCCACAGGGTTATCGACCATCTCGGCGCTGGAGGGAATTTCCGCCTGTTTGCGGTTGCTCGGCGCCATCACCTTGCCACGTTCAGAGAAAAAACGCTCCATGTGCGCAAGCCAGTCTTCATGCAACACCAGCCCCTCGCCCGCCGCCGTAGCGGCAGCCAGCGCGCTCAGATCGTCGCTGGTCGGCCCGAGGCCGCCGTTCACAATCAGCACATCGGCGTGTTCGCTGCGCTCGCGCAGTATGGCGACAAGGCTGTCGAGATCATCGCCGACGGTCTGGCGGCGCGTTAAAGGTAATCCCTGATTAAAGAAAACATCAGCCAGCCACGCGGCGTTAGTGTCCACAATTTGTCCGTGCAACACTTCATCGCCGGTTGACAGCATTTCCACGTTTAACATTCTTTTCTCCAGCATTAGCGGTCAAAACACTATAACGCATGGCGGGGGAATGCAGGAGGGAAACTGGCGCGGCAGGGTGCCGCGCCGGAGGATCAGAAGCTGGCGCTCACGCCGACGTACGGGCCGTCGGCCAGTTTGCTGTCGCCGTTGCCGTCTTTGCCGCTCAGATCGATATAGCGGTAACCCACTTCGACGCTCAGCGGACGCAGCACGGAAATACGCGCGCCAGCGTTGGCTTCAGAGAAATCTTTCACGCCGCTGGAGAGCGAGTCCGGCGAGTAATAATATTCACCGAACAGCTTGATGCTCTCGCCAATCGGCAGCTGTAAACCGCCACCCACGGCGGCGGCGTAGCCTTCGTCACCTTCGTTCGGGTTCAGGTAGACGCCTTTACCGCCGACGGTTGCCATAAACGGGCCGAGGGGGAGATTAAGGCCGAGGCCCAGACCGGCAATATCGCCGTGATCGTCGTTGTGCGCCCAGTTGCCGCTCAGCGCCAGGCCGCTGGTTTCGGTGCCCATTCCCACGCCAATATTGGTGTAATCTTCACCCGCCTGGCCGCTGATGCTCAGGGCATTCGCGCCCGCAGAAACAAACAGCAGGCTGGTCAGGGTCATTAATGCAATCTTTTTCATCGTTCACTATCCGCGCAAGTAATTGTTAGACGTTCTGAAAAGCGCCGCTAGTGTACAGGGCTTTGCCTTAACACTCTGCACCAAAAGTGATTTTCCCGCTTCGTTGTCATCTCAATGCTTTTGGGTATCTCTCTGATAGACAGAGCCAGATTGCCCGCGATCAAGACTCCCGGTAAAAACAAGCCCTAAAGTGATTTCTGAAGTTATACGGAAACACAGCCGTTTTTTTGACTTCCACCAGGAGATGTATGATGAATAAAAAAGGATTAACCACCGCCGCTGGCGCGCCGGTTGCCCATAATAATAACGTGATGACCGCCGGGCCACGCGGCCCGATGCTGTTGCAGGACGTATGGTTTCTGGAAAAGCTGGCGCATTTTGACCGCGAAGTGATCCCGGAGCGCCGTATGCATGCCAAAGGCTCTGCCGCCTACGGCACCTTTACCGTCACCCAGGATATTTCCCGCTATACACGCGCTAAAATGTTTTCTGAACCGGGTAAAAAGACTGATCTTTTCCTGCGTTTCTCCACGGTTGCCGGTGAGCGCGGCGCCGCTGATGCGGAACGTGACATCCGCGGTTTTTCGATCAAATTCTATACCGAGGAGGGGAACTGGGATCTGGTGGGCAACAACACGCCGGTGTTCTACCTGCGCGATCCGCTGAAATTCCCGGATCTCAACCACGTAGTGAAACGCGATCCGCGCACCAACCTGCGTAACCCGACCTACAAATGGGATTTCTTCTCCCATCTGCCGGAATCACTGCATCAGTTAACCATTGATTTCAGCGACCGCGGCCTGCCCCGTTCTTACCGCAATATGCACGGTTTTGGCAGCCACACCTTCAGTTTTATTAATCACAATAACGAACGCTTCTGGGTGAAATTCCATCTTAAAACCATGCAGGGTATTGATAACCTGATGGACGATGAGGCGAAACGTCTGGTGGCGGAAGATCGCGAGAGTTCGCAGCGCGATCTGTTTAACGCCATCGAAACGGGAGATTTCCCGCGCTGGAAGTTTTACGTGCAGATCATGCCGGAAGCCGAAGCCTCACAGGTGCCTTATAACCCGTTCGATCTGACGAAAGTCTGGCCGCACGGCGATTATCCGCTGATTGAAGTGGGCGTACTGGAGCTGAACCGCAATCCGGATAACTACTTTGCGGAAGTGGAACAGGTGGCGATGTCCCCGGCGAACATCGTGCCGGGCATTGGCTTCTCACCGGATCGTATGTTGCAGGGCCGCCTCTTCTCTTATGGCGATGCGCACCGTTATCGTCTGGGGGTGAACCATCACCAGATCCCGGTCAACCAGCCGCGCTGCCCGTTCCATAATTATCACCGCGACGGCGCGATGCGTGTGGACGGCAACAGTGGCAACGGTCCGACCTACGAGCCTAACAGCTTCGGCGTTTTCCAGGAGCAGCCGGACTACAGCGAACCGCCGTTGTCGGTGGAGGGCGCTGCGGATCACTGGAATCACCGGGAAGATACGGACTATTTCAGCCAGCCGCGCAAGCTGTTTGCCCTGATCGGTGAAGAAGAACGCCAGCGCATGTTTGCCCGCATCGCGGGAGATATGAAAGATGTGCCGGAATTTATTCAGCAGCGGCAGATTGGTTTATTCAGCGAAGTGGATCCGGCGTACGGGGCGGGTGTCGCCGCCGCGCTGAACGCCATTAACACCGCCCGATAACATCAACACCTTGCCCGGCGGCGCACGCTTGCCGGGCCTACAATGTCAAAAGAGTAGGTCGGGTAAGCGCAGCGCCACCCGACATTGAGTTCACACCGTCGCCACCCAGTGCTGTAAGGCGCGGCGGGAGATTTTGATGCCGCCCTGCGCCAGGTGATCGGGCAGCGGCAACCAGCGGATCGGTTGCTGGAAGCGGGCCAGTTTATCCCGGCACCAGTCGGCCAGCGCTGACGACGGGTAGCCGTCCTGCAACTCCACCACCGCCACGGATCGATGACCAAATTCGGCGTCCTCTTTGGGGACGATAAACACCTGCCGCACCTGTGGATGTGCGGCAATTACGCGTTCCACTTCTTCCGGCTGGATCCCTTCACCGCCGCTGAAAAACAGATTATCCATGCGGCCAGCAATGGTCAGACGATCGCCCTCCAACAGGCCACGATCGCGGGTGGCAAACCAGCCGTCGGCATTGCCCAGCGGCACCAGATTCCCGTCACGCCAGTAGCCCGCCGCCATGCTGGCCGCGCGCAGCCAGACTTCGCCATCGACGATTTTCACTTCGCGCCCAGGCAACGCACTGCCCACATCCGGCAGCCCGTCGGCTTCTTTGGCGCACACCGTGGAGGCGAATTCCGTTAAGCCATAACCGCACCAGCTGCGAATGCCGCGCTTGCGGGCGAGTTCTGTCAGCTCCACCGGGATGGCCGCGCCGCCCAGCAGCACCGCTTTCAGCGCCACGCTGGCGTTGTCGTTGAGTAATCGCCACAGCTGCGTCGGCACCAGCGAGGCATGGGTGCAGCCCTGCAACGCCAGCTGCAGAGGCATTTTTTCGCGCACGGTGATGCGCGCCCCCGCCAGCAGCCAGCGCCATAAAATCCCCTGTCCGGAGACGTGGTACAGCGGTAGCGAAAGCAGCCAGTCGTCCTGTTCACTGAAAGGCATCAGCGACAGCACGCCCGCCGCGCTCGCCAGATGCGCATCAGGCGTGTGCACCGCCGCTTTGGGCAGACCGGTAGAGCCGGAGGTCAGCGTCATGGTGGCGAGCCGCTGCCCTTCCCAGGGCACGGCATGATGGCCGCTAATTACGCCAGCTTCCAGACGCGAAAGCCCGGCGTAGTCGCCGTAATCCGCCAGATCCAGCGCATGGCGCAGCGTCATTGACGGCAACAGCTCGCGGAGAAGCCCGTCAGGTAGCTGCGGATTTACCGGCAGAATGCGCGCGCCGCATTGCAGCAGCGCCAGCCACGACAGCAGGGTCAGCGGATGATTACAGGCGCGCAGCATCACGCCGTCGCCGCACTGTACGCCCTGGGCGGCAAAGCCGCTCGCCAGCGCATCCACCCGCTCGCACAGCGCCTGCCAGCTCAGCATCTCATCGCCGAGGCGGATCGCCGCCGCTTCCGGGCGCTGTTCGCGCCAGTGTCGCCAGGGCCAGTCGTGAAAGGTCACAGCAGCGGCTCCAGGACGTCTGTTTGCAGGCAGGGCAGCGCGCTGTCCGGCCAGCGGCGCAGTAATTGCGCCTGCATCAGGTTAAGCGTATCCAGACCTGGCGTGGTAGCTGGCGTCAGCCAGGCGGCGATGCGCGCCAGCTGCGTCAGGCCCAGGCTGGATTCAAGAGAGGAGCTGATCACCGCCGTCAGGCCGAGGGCGTGGGCCGCTTCAACCTGCTGGCGCACTTTTTCGAGACTGCCGGTCAGCGTTGGCTTGATCACCACCGCGCTTATGCCCTCCTCCGCTATAAAGGTAAAATCATCCTCGCGCAGGCTTTCGTCCCAGGCGATGGCGATGCCGGTGTCACGGGCAAAGGCGCGGGAATCATCACGGGTTTTACAGGGCTCTTCGAGAAAAGCGATACGATGGCGATGCGTCGGGTTGACGTATTTGGCGAACTGCTGGGCTTTTAGCGGCGTCCAGGCGCGGTTGGCGTCGAGGCGTAAATGCAGCTCCGGCACCGCCTCCAGTAACAGATTGACCACCATGCCATCGCGCACCGCTTCATACAGACCGACTTTCACCTTCGCCACTTTCTCGCCCGGCATGGCGGCAAGGGCGACGATCAGCTCGTCCGGATCGCCGGTACAGAGCGGCGCAGCGCGATAGTTACCTGCCGCGGGTAATTCATCGTGCAACTCCGCCAGCGCGCAGCTTAATCCAAAGGCGGCGGAAGGCGCTGAGGGCCAGGCCGGTGAGTCGCCAGCCAGCCAGGCGTTTACCCAGTCCAGCGCGGCGCGCTCTGCGTCCGCCAGTGATTCACGGCTGAAGCCCGGCAGGGGGGCGATCTCGCCCCACCCTTCCCGCCCGCCGTCACGCAGCTGCACCAGCAGGCCATCGCGGGTTTTCAGACGCTGTTCACGCAGCACGACGCCCGCATCCATCGGCAGCTGCCAGCGGTAAACCTGCGCCTGACGCATTACGGATTCCGTTTGTATTTGCTGAAGTCGGGCTGGCGTTTTTCGTTAAACGCGTTGCGGCCTTCCTGACCTTCTTCGGTCATGTAGAACAGCATGGTGGCGTTGCCCGCCAGTTCTTGTAAACCAGCCTGGCCGTCGCAGTCGGCGTTCAGCGCCGCTTTCAGGCAGCGCAGCGCCATCGGACTGTTTTGCAGCATTTCTCGACACCAGCGCACGGTCTCTTTTTCCAGATCGGCAACCGGCACCACAGTGTTGACCAGCCCCATCTCCAGCGCGGCTTTAGCGTCGTACTGACGGCACAGGAACCAGATCTCACGCGCTTTTTTCTGCCCGACGATGCGCGCCATATAGGATGCGCCCCAGCCGCCGTCGAAAGAGCCGACTTTCGGGCCGGTCTGACCGAAGATAGCGTTTTCTGCCGCGATGGTCAGATCGCACATCATATGCAGCACATGGCCGCCGCCGATGGAGTAGCCCGCCACCATCGCCACCACCGGTTTCGGACAGGTGCGGATCTGGCGCTGGAAATCCAGCACGTTGAGATGGTGCACGCCGGAGTCATCCTGGTAGCCGCCGTAGTCGCCGCGCACTTTCTGATCGCCGCCGGAACAGAAGGCTTTATCGCCTTCGCCGGTGAGGATGATCACGCCGACGTTATCGTCGTAACGCGCATCTGCCAGCGCCTGCATCATCTCTTTTACCGTCAGCGGACGAAACGCATTACGCACCTGCGGACGGTTAATGGTGATTTTCGCAATGCCATCGGTGGACTTGTGGTAGCGGATATCGGTGTAGCCTTCGGAACAGTCGAGCCACTCAACCGGCGCGTAAAGCATTGTTTCATCTGGATAGATCATAAGGATTCCTTAGTGAAGACGCAGAATATGCGCCAGACGGGCCGCCACAGCGGCGGGGTTTTCCCGGTGGGCGTTGTGTCCGGCGTCAGCAATTAACAGGCAAGGCGCGGCGAGTTCATCGCCGATGGCGCGGAATTTCGCGTCGTGCTCGCCACATAAGTAGTAAAACGGGAAATGTCGCTCACTTAGCGCGGCGCGCAGATCCGGCTGGCGTGACAGCGAGGTGGCGTCGAGCATGGCGGCAAGCGCGGTACCACTGTTGTGCTGACGTAACGCCACCAGCGCGCGGCGCTGTTCAGCGCTGAGGGACGCAAAAACCGGCTGCTGATACCAGTCGATGAATACGTCCTCTGATGGTTCATGGCGAAACCGCGCCGCCCAGCGGGCGTCGTTTTCCGCGCGCTGGCGACGGGCGGCGGCATCGGTTAATCCCGGATGCGCCCCTTCGACAATCAGCCCTGCCAGACCCGGCGGTTGCGCACAGGCGTGATACATCCCGAGGCGACCGCCGAGGGAGTAGCCGATGAGCCAGTATTTTAGTATGTTGTAACTAAGAAGGGTGTTACTGAGCAACGCGCTGACCTGCGCAAAATCCGCCGCTGTAATATCTGCCGAGCCGCCGTGCCCCGGCAAATCAATATACAGCCGGGAATGATCGCGAAACTGCTCGCCCACCGGCTGCCATTCGCGGTGATCGCCGGAAAAACCGTGCAGGAACACCAGCCACGGCAGCGCGGCGTTAGCGGCTTCAGCGCGGGCATGCAGGATCATAGCTGGCTGACTCCCGCCAGCAGTTGCTGGAGCGTCTGCGCGCCGTCGGTTTCGCTGACCACCAGTTCGATAATCGTCGCCTGCGGCCTGCGCCACGCCTGCGTCAGCGCCCCGTCCAGCGCCTGCCAGCTTTCCGGGCGATGGTAATGCAGGCCAAACATGGCGGCGGCATGTTCAAAATGGACGTTCTGCGGCATCTGGTAAAAACGTTCGCGTTCAGCTGGCGGCGTGGGCAGCAGGGAGAAAATCTGCCCGCCATTGTTGTTCACCACCATCAGCACGAAGGGTGCGGAGACCTGGCGCAGTAACGCCAGGCCATTGAGATCGTAGAGCGCGGAGAGATCGCCGACGATGGCCAGCGTCGGTTTACCGCTGGCGCGCTGCACGCCCGCCGCGGTGGAGAGTAAGCCGTCGATACCGCTCGCCCCGCGGTTGCTGTACACCGGATAACCCGCGGGCAGCTGCCCGAGCGCATCCACCAGACGCACCACCAGACTATTGCCTAAAAAGAGCTGCCCCTGTTCCGGGAGATAGTCCGCCAGACGGTGCGCCAGCTGCGCCTCGCCGAACGTCTCACGCTGCGCTTCCACCGCCTGCCAGGCCTGTTGCGCCAGCGCCGGGATGTCGCTGCACCAGGGCGCGCGAGGTTCCGCCGGATGTTCATCCAGCCAGTCGCCGATGGCGGACACCAGCCGCCGTCCGCGATGATGCGCGGGATCAAGCCGTCCCGGCAGGTTGTCCACCAGCCAGTACTCTTCCGGCTCGCAGGCGGCCTGCCACTGAAGCAGCCGTTTTCCGGTCAGGCTGCTACCTAACTGGATAACAATCTGCGCCTGCGCCAGCTCGGTTACCGCGCGGGCATTGCCCAGCCACAGATCGGCACAGGGCAGCGGTTGGCCGGTCTGCGACAGCACGTCGCCAATCAGCGGCCAGCCGAGCGTCTGCGCCCATTCCGCAGCCTGTTTGCCTTCGGCAGCGCTCATCCGCCCGGCCACCACCACGCCGCGCTTTTGCCGCCAGAAAAACCAGTCGCGCTGGCGGGCGCTGTGTAGCCGGGTGTTTTCCCGCAGCCAGGGCTTATCGCTGCGCCACCAGTCGCCAAGCTGTTGTTGC
Coding sequences within:
- the menC gene encoding o-succinylbenzoate synthase — encoded protein: MRQAQVYRWQLPMDAGVVLREQRLKTRDGLLVQLRDGGREGWGEIAPLPGFSRESLADAERAALDWVNAWLAGDSPAWPSAPSAAFGLSCALAELHDELPAAGNYRAAPLCTGDPDELIVALAAMPGEKVAKVKVGLYEAVRDGMVVNLLLEAVPELHLRLDANRAWTPLKAQQFAKYVNPTHRHRIAFLEEPCKTRDDSRAFARDTGIAIAWDESLREDDFTFIAEEGISAVVIKPTLTGSLEKVRQQVEAAHALGLTAVISSSLESSLGLTQLARIAAWLTPATTPGLDTLNLMQAQLLRRWPDSALPCLQTDVLEPLL
- the menD gene encoding 2-succinyl-5-enolpyruvyl-6-hydroxy-3-cyclohexene-1-carboxylic-acid synthase, encoding MSVSSFNRRWAEVILEALTRHGVRHVCIAPGSRSTPLTLAAAGNKAFVHHTHFDERGLGHLALGLAKVSGEPVTVIVTSGTAVANLYPALIEAGLTGEKLILLTADRPPELIDCGANQAIRQPGIFASHPAQALSLPRPTQDIPARWLVSTIDNLLGSLHCGAVHINCPFAEPLYGELDATGLDWQQQLGDWWRSDKPWLRENTRLHSARQRDWFFWRQKRGVVVAGRMSAAEGKQAAEWAQTLGWPLIGDVLSQTGQPLPCADLWLGNARAVTELAQAQIVIQLGSSLTGKRLLQWQAACEPEEYWLVDNLPGRLDPAHHRGRRLVSAIGDWLDEHPAEPRAPWCSDIPALAQQAWQAVEAQRETFGEAQLAHRLADYLPEQGQLFLGNSLVVRLVDALGQLPAGYPVYSNRGASGIDGLLSTAAGVQRASGKPTLAIVGDLSALYDLNGLALLRQVSAPFVLMVVNNNGGQIFSLLPTPPAERERFYQMPQNVHFEHAAAMFGLHYHRPESWQALDGALTQAWRRPQATIIELVVSETDGAQTLQQLLAGVSQL
- the katA gene encoding catalase KatA; translated protein: MMNKKGLTTAAGAPVAHNNNVMTAGPRGPMLLQDVWFLEKLAHFDREVIPERRMHAKGSAAYGTFTVTQDISRYTRAKMFSEPGKKTDLFLRFSTVAGERGAADAERDIRGFSIKFYTEEGNWDLVGNNTPVFYLRDPLKFPDLNHVVKRDPRTNLRNPTYKWDFFSHLPESLHQLTIDFSDRGLPRSYRNMHGFGSHTFSFINHNNERFWVKFHLKTMQGIDNLMDDEAKRLVAEDRESSQRDLFNAIETGDFPRWKFYVQIMPEAEASQVPYNPFDLTKVWPHGDYPLIEVGVLELNRNPDNYFAEVEQVAMSPANIVPGIGFSPDRMLQGRLFSYGDAHRYRLGVNHHQIPVNQPRCPFHNYHRDGAMRVDGNSGNGPTYEPNSFGVFQEQPDYSEPPLSVEGAADHWNHREDTDYFSQPRKLFALIGEEERQRMFARIAGDMKDVPEFIQQRQIGLFSEVDPAYGAGVAAALNAINTAR
- the menH gene encoding 2-succinyl-6-hydroxy-2,4-cyclohexadiene-1-carboxylate synthase — protein: MILHARAEAANAALPWLVFLHGFSGDHREWQPVGEQFRDHSRLYIDLPGHGGSADITAADFAQVSALLSNTLLSYNILKYWLIGYSLGGRLGMYHACAQPPGLAGLIVEGAHPGLTDAAARRQRAENDARWAARFRHEPSEDVFIDWYQQPVFASLSAEQRRALVALRQHNSGTALAAMLDATSLSRQPDLRAALSERHFPFYYLCGEHDAKFRAIGDELAAPCLLIADAGHNAHRENPAAVAARLAHILRLH
- the menE gene encoding o-succinylbenzoate--CoA ligase, with protein sequence MTFHDWPWRHWREQRPEAAAIRLGDEMLSWQALCERVDALASGFAAQGVQCGDGVMLRACNHPLTLLSWLALLQCGARILPVNPQLPDGLLRELLPSMTLRHALDLADYGDYAGLSRLEAGVISGHHAVPWEGQRLATMTLTSGSTGLPKAAVHTPDAHLASAAGVLSLMPFSEQDDWLLSLPLYHVSGQGILWRWLLAGARITVREKMPLQLALQGCTHASLVPTQLWRLLNDNASVALKAVLLGGAAIPVELTELARKRGIRSWCGYGLTEFASTVCAKEADGLPDVGSALPGREVKIVDGEVWLRAASMAAGYWRDGNLVPLGNADGWFATRDRGLLEGDRLTIAGRMDNLFFSGGEGIQPEEVERVIAAHPQVRQVFIVPKEDAEFGHRSVAVVELQDGYPSSALADWCRDKLARFQQPIRWLPLPDHLAQGGIKISRRALQHWVATV
- a CDS encoding YfaZ family outer membrane protein; this translates as MKKIALMTLTSLLFVSAGANALSISGQAGEDYTNIGVGMGTETSGLALSGNWAHNDDHGDIAGLGLGLNLPLGPFMATVGGKGVYLNPNEGDEGYAAAVGGGLQLPIGESIKLFGEYYYSPDSLSSGVKDFSEANAGARISVLRPLSVEVGYRYIDLSGKDGNGDSKLADGPYVGVSASF
- the menB gene encoding 1,4-dihydroxy-2-naphthoyl-CoA synthase; translated protein: MIYPDETMLYAPVEWLDCSEGYTDIRYHKSTDGIAKITINRPQVRNAFRPLTVKEMMQALADARYDDNVGVIILTGEGDKAFCSGGDQKVRGDYGGYQDDSGVHHLNVLDFQRQIRTCPKPVVAMVAGYSIGGGHVLHMMCDLTIAAENAIFGQTGPKVGSFDGGWGASYMARIVGQKKAREIWFLCRQYDAKAALEMGLVNTVVPVADLEKETVRWCREMLQNSPMALRCLKAALNADCDGQAGLQELAGNATMLFYMTEEGQEGRNAFNEKRQPDFSKYKRNP
- a CDS encoding nicotinamide mononucleotide deamidase-related protein YfaY, with amino-acid sequence MLNVEMLSTGDEVLHGQIVDTNAAWLADVFFNQGLPLTRRQTVGDDLDSLVAILRERSEHADVLIVNGGLGPTSDDLSALAAATAAGEGLVLHEDWLAHMERFFSERGKVMAPSNRKQAEIPSSAEMVDNPVGTACGFAMQLNRCLMFFTPGVPSEFKVMVEREILPRLRERFTLPSPPLCLRLTTFGRSESDLAQSLEHLQLPDGVVMGYRSSMPIIELKLTGPADAREQMEALWPEVQRVAGESLIFEGTEGLPALIARQLRERQLSLTLSEQFTSGLVALQLSRAEAPLLASEVLPSQADNLEQSARWAAALRDRHLAGLALFVGGMDDEHLNFALATPDGVHALRVQFSVNRHGLAVRQEVCAMMALNMLRRWLLGKDVASDHGWINVVDTLVTAGTK